The genomic DNA AAGCAAGTTTTAGATCTTCATTTTTTAAATTTGGCTCACCTAAATTTAACCATGGAGATAGAGATTTTGTCACTTCACTAGGAATTTGAAAAAGATCAGTTTTAAAATCTTTGTTTGATTCTAGACCTAAAAAAACCTCTTTTGCAAGGCTATTGTATAAATTTAGATCATTTTTAACAGCTCTTGCGTCTAAGAAATTTTTAAATCCATAGTAGCTGATGTGAAAAATGCTAAGCAAAGCAAACAAAGCTATAGGAATAACCACCCACGAAGCAACTGGCAAGTCTAAAGTGTATTCTAATATGCTAAGACTGAAGTTTTGGTTGAAAAATGTGAATACAAATACCCAAATTAGGGCAACATAGATGATTGAATATAGCACGTAACGTCTTGCTTTCATTTCTAAATCCTTACTTTTTGTTATTTTTTTCGATAATTTCGCGACAAGTTATACAGTATCTCGCATGAGGTTTGACTTTCATGCGTTCTATATCTATCTCATCTTCACACATTTCGCAAATTCCATAGCTTCCATCGGCTATTTTTGATAATGATAGGTCGATTTCGGCTAGCTCTTGCTTTTGTTTTATAGATATTGATTGCTCTAAAATAGCGTCTGCATTGATATTTGCAAAATCAAATTCATCGCTAGCTCCACTCTCTCTTAATCCATTTATCTCGTTTGCTGAGTCTATGATATTTTTTTTGATTTGAACTTTGCGTTCTTCAAGGAGTTCTTTAAAAAAATCTAAATCACTCTTTTTCATCGTTTTTCCTTATTTGTGGTATGGATGGTTTGCATTTATACAAAGCCCTCTAAAAATTTGCTCAAACAACATAAGTTTGGCTATTTTATGGGCTAAAGTAAGTCTGGAGAGACTGACTAACCTATCCATTTTTGATTTGAAATTTGAGCTTAAACCATAAGCTCCACCTATAAAAAATGAGATTTTTTGATTGTCTTTTAATAATTTTGCAAATTCAAAGCTATCTAGCTCTTCGCCTCTCTCATCAAGCCCTATGCAAAACCCGCCAAGACAAGGCATATAAGCGTTATCATAAGCGGTGTGGGATTGCTCTTTTGAGAGGCTTTGGGCTTTTGCGATTTGAGCGTTAAATTTGTTTATTTCTTGGATATTAGCCCATTTTGATGACATTTTTATATAGTCTTTTAACTCTTCAAAATCATCATTACTTTTTTGTATGCAATGGACTAAAATTTGCATTAGATAGCCTTAAATTTAATATCTTGCTCTTGTTTTTCGTTCATAAAAAATCTAATCATATCGCTAAGATATTTTTTATGCTCGTTTCTAGGAACGATTGCGTCAATTAGACCATGTTCTAGCAAGAACTCAGCTCTTTGGAAGCCTTCTGGCAAGCTAGCTTTTATAGTTTGTTCTATTACTCTTTGACCTGCAAAGCCGATCAACGCTCCTGGTTCAGCGATGATTAAGTCGCCAAGCCATGCAAAAGAAGCAGAAACGCCACCCATAGTAGGATCGGTTAAAACAGAGATAAATGGCAGTTTTGCATCGCTTAAAAGCTTTAAGGCAGCACTTGTTTTGCTCATTTGCAAAAGGCTAAATGTGCTTTCTTGCATTCTAGCGCCACCACTTGCACTTACGATGATAAGAGCGCATCTTTTTTCAATAGCTCTTTTGACGGCTCTTGTGATTTTCTCACCCTCAACTGAGCTGAGACTTCCACCCATAAAGCCAAAGTCAAACACCACAAGCTCTACAGGCAAAGCATCTATAGTAGCTTCTCCTGATATAATTGAGCTTGATCTTTTACTTTTTTCTTCGCTTTCA from Campylobacter iguaniorum includes the following:
- the dksA gene encoding RNA polymerase-binding protein DksA, whose translation is MKKSDLDFFKELLEERKVQIKKNIIDSANEINGLRESGASDEFDFANINADAILEQSISIKQKQELAEIDLSLSKIADGSYGICEMCEDEIDIERMKVKPHARYCITCREIIEKNNKK
- a CDS encoding 23S rRNA (pseudouridine(1915)-N(3))-methyltransferase RlmH, yielding MQILVHCIQKSNDDFEELKDYIKMSSKWANIQEINKFNAQIAKAQSLSKEQSHTAYDNAYMPCLGGFCIGLDERGEELDSFEFAKLLKDNQKISFFIGGAYGLSSNFKSKMDRLVSLSRLTLAHKIAKLMLFEQIFRGLCINANHPYHK
- the accD gene encoding acetyl-CoA carboxylase, carboxyltransferase subunit beta, with amino-acid sequence MFADFFSKMRRKQSNPSEAPSHWIKCNSCNSLMYYKEVEACYNVCPKCGYHMRLNPQKRIELIVDEGSFVEFDSNLKPIDPLKFVDKKSYKKRIAESEEKSKRSSSIISGEATIDALPVELVVFDFGFMGGSLSSVEGEKITRAVKRAIEKRCALIIVSASGGARMQESTFSLLQMSKTSAALKLLSDAKLPFISVLTDPTMGGVSASFAWLGDLIIAEPGALIGFAGQRVIEQTIKASLPEGFQRAEFLLEHGLIDAIVPRNEHKKYLSDMIRFFMNEKQEQDIKFKAI